One region of Terriglobia bacterium genomic DNA includes:
- a CDS encoding M13 family metallopeptidase, with product MLWKRVLSCIVLMGMTAGAQTGSAPTKKPLSPAAAASVQKNENAEKTVPRPKSFDLNAMDKSVDPCQDFYQYACGNWRKNNPIPPDQARWGRFNELLDYNRQFLHDILQKDSANNPKRTPVQQKIGDMYESCMDETTVNKNGSAPLKPEFDRIAAITNQDQLVETIAYLHSMGVQALFGFGAAPDLHNASMEIANVSQGGLGLPDRDYYSDTDAKSQETREKYLEHVAKMFVLLGDDEAAAKKEAQAVMDIETKLADAALKRVQMRDPKNRDHKMKVTELETLAPNFKFNRFFASSGAPSFTEVNVVPPDFFQKISPVVESIPIADWKTYLRWHTVRAAAPTLSDPFVRENFAFYGQYLNGQKELQPRWKRCVQMTDGLLGEALGQPYVAETFGPDGKQRMLKMVNALEESLGQDIQGLDWMTPETKKQALVKLHAITNKIGYPDTWRDYSSVKIVRGDLVGNVQRARAFEIKRNLNKIGKPLDKKEWGMTPPTVNAYYSAANNDINFPAGILQPPFFDKDADDAVNFGGIGVVIGHELTHGFDDQGSKFDAEGNLKNWWTQADRDEFDKRTGCIADEYSSFVAVDDVHLNGRLTLGENTADNGGLRIALAALHKDMEMNPKVAMTKDGFTAEQRFFVGFAQVWCQNATPESSRLLARTDPHSPGQYRTNGTLQNSPDFAKAFGCKAGQKMVSANACHVW from the coding sequence ATGCTTTGGAAACGAGTCTTATCGTGTATTGTCCTGATGGGAATGACCGCCGGTGCGCAAACCGGCAGCGCTCCGACGAAAAAACCTTTATCGCCGGCTGCCGCGGCTTCCGTACAAAAGAACGAAAACGCTGAAAAGACAGTCCCGCGGCCAAAGTCTTTTGACCTGAATGCCATGGACAAGAGCGTTGACCCATGCCAGGACTTCTATCAGTATGCGTGCGGCAACTGGCGCAAGAATAATCCCATCCCCCCTGACCAGGCGCGCTGGGGCCGCTTCAACGAACTGCTCGACTACAATCGCCAGTTCCTGCACGACATCCTGCAGAAGGATTCCGCCAACAATCCCAAGCGTACGCCCGTGCAGCAGAAAATTGGCGACATGTATGAATCCTGCATGGATGAAACCACAGTCAACAAAAACGGCAGCGCTCCGTTAAAGCCGGAATTTGACCGGATCGCCGCCATCACCAATCAAGACCAGTTGGTTGAAACCATTGCTTATCTTCATTCTATGGGCGTGCAGGCGTTGTTTGGCTTTGGCGCCGCACCTGATCTGCACAATGCCAGCATGGAGATTGCCAACGTGTCCCAGGGCGGGCTCGGCCTTCCTGATCGCGATTACTACTCCGATACCGACGCCAAATCCCAGGAAACACGGGAAAAATATCTGGAGCACGTGGCCAAGATGTTTGTACTGCTGGGCGATGATGAAGCGGCGGCAAAAAAAGAGGCCCAGGCCGTTATGGACATCGAAACCAAACTGGCCGACGCCGCTCTAAAGCGCGTGCAGATGCGCGATCCTAAGAACCGCGACCACAAAATGAAGGTCACGGAACTTGAGACGCTTGCCCCTAATTTCAAGTTCAACCGTTTCTTTGCCTCAAGCGGCGCGCCAAGCTTCACTGAAGTCAATGTGGTGCCGCCGGACTTCTTCCAGAAAATCAGTCCTGTTGTGGAATCAATTCCGATTGCGGACTGGAAGACTTATCTGCGCTGGCATACGGTAAGAGCGGCCGCGCCGACATTGTCTGATCCATTTGTCCGCGAGAACTTTGCCTTCTATGGGCAATACCTGAACGGTCAAAAAGAATTGCAGCCGCGCTGGAAACGTTGCGTCCAGATGACTGACGGACTGCTGGGTGAAGCGCTGGGCCAGCCCTATGTTGCGGAAACTTTCGGCCCCGACGGCAAACAGCGCATGTTGAAAATGGTGAACGCGCTGGAAGAATCGCTGGGCCAGGATATTCAAGGCCTGGACTGGATGACGCCGGAAACCAAGAAGCAAGCGCTGGTAAAACTGCACGCCATTACCAACAAAATTGGCTATCCGGACACATGGCGCGACTATAGCTCCGTGAAGATTGTGCGCGGTGATTTGGTCGGCAACGTTCAGAGAGCACGAGCATTTGAAATCAAACGCAACCTCAATAAGATCGGCAAGCCGCTGGATAAGAAAGAGTGGGGCATGACTCCTCCCACGGTGAACGCCTATTACAGCGCCGCGAACAATGACATCAACTTCCCGGCCGGCATTTTGCAGCCGCCATTCTTCGATAAAGACGCGGATGACGCCGTGAATTTTGGCGGCATTGGCGTGGTGATTGGCCATGAACTTACGCACGGCTTTGACGACCAGGGCAGCAAGTTCGATGCGGAAGGCAACCTTAAAAACTGGTGGACACAGGCGGACCGCGACGAGTTCGACAAGCGCACCGGCTGCATTGCCGATGAATACAGCTCGTTTGTCGCGGTGGATGATGTCCATCTCAACGGCCGGTTGACGCTGGGTGAAAACACGGCTGACAACGGCGGGCTGCGCATCGCGCTGGCAGCACTGCATAAAGACATGGAGATGAATCCCAAAGTAGCGATGACTAAGGACGGATTCACGGCAGAGCAACGTTTCTTTGTAGGCTTTGCCCAGGTCTGGTGCCAGAACGCCACGCCAGAAAGCTCGCGGCTGCTGGCCAGGACCGATCCGCATTCCCCAGGCCAGTACCGCACAAATGGCACTCTGCAAAACAGTCCGGACTTTGCCAAAGCATTTGGCTGCAAAGCCGGCCAGAAAATGGTCAGTGCTAACGCCTGCCACGTTTGGTAA
- a CDS encoding ABC transporter permease yields the protein MAIPVVYNLRSVKERWTSAVVAVLGIAGTVGVFIAMLSLAFGFKATLVSSGSSDNAMVRRAGSTSEMDSSISLDQIKIMEDFPGVAHANGSPLVTPEVVVIAPFPLRSTGTDANVQVRGVSPRALEVRSKIKMLEGRFYQPGLAELVVGRNVDKTYAGLSMGDSVKFGGGTWRVVGVFDAGGSAFDSEVWCDAHVLNQIYHRPENIYQSLTVHLDSPSSLQQFKDAATADPRLTVDVSPEIEYYAKQSRTLTTLIVVLGGIVAVVMGIGAVFGALNTMYSAVAERSREIATLRALGFGAGSVVFSFMIEALLISLVGGLLGAVAVLPLNGLTTGAMNWQTFSHLAFAFRITPFLLGLGLLFALVMGILGGFFPSLRAARRPVAPALRAM from the coding sequence ATGGCGATTCCTGTTGTTTACAACTTGCGCAGCGTAAAAGAACGCTGGACTTCCGCCGTGGTCGCCGTGCTGGGTATCGCCGGAACTGTTGGCGTTTTCATTGCCATGTTGTCACTGGCATTTGGTTTCAAGGCGACTCTGGTTTCTTCCGGCTCCAGTGACAATGCGATGGTGCGGCGCGCGGGCTCGACATCAGAGATGGACAGCAGCATTTCTCTTGACCAAATCAAGATCATGGAAGACTTTCCCGGCGTGGCCCACGCGAACGGCAGTCCGCTGGTGACGCCGGAGGTGGTCGTGATCGCGCCATTTCCTTTGCGGTCGACTGGAACGGATGCCAATGTGCAGGTGCGCGGCGTCTCGCCCCGTGCGTTGGAAGTCCGCAGCAAGATCAAAATGCTGGAAGGCCGTTTTTATCAGCCGGGCCTGGCTGAGTTGGTCGTTGGACGGAACGTGGATAAAACTTACGCCGGGCTCAGCATGGGCGATTCAGTAAAATTTGGCGGTGGAACCTGGCGCGTAGTTGGAGTATTTGACGCAGGCGGTTCTGCATTTGATTCTGAAGTGTGGTGCGACGCCCATGTGCTCAACCAGATTTATCACCGCCCGGAAAATATCTATCAATCGCTCACCGTGCATCTGGATTCGCCAAGCTCTCTGCAGCAATTCAAAGACGCAGCCACTGCCGATCCCAGACTCACGGTCGACGTAAGCCCGGAGATTGAGTATTACGCCAAACAATCACGGACTTTGACCACGCTTATCGTCGTCCTTGGTGGGATCGTTGCCGTTGTGATGGGAATTGGCGCGGTGTTTGGAGCTTTGAATACCATGTATTCCGCCGTGGCCGAGCGATCCCGTGAGATTGCCACTCTGCGCGCGCTGGGCTTTGGCGCAGGCAGCGTGGTTTTCTCTTTCATGATTGAAGCGCTGCTCATTTCGCTCGTGGGCGGATTGCTGGGCGCCGTAGCAGTGCTGCCATTGAATGGATTGACGACCGGCGCAATGAACTGGCAGACCTTCTCTCATCTGGCCTTTGCCTTTCGCATAACCCCGTTTCTGCTGGGATTGGGATTGCTTTTTGCTCTTGTTATGGGAATCCTTGGCGGATTCTTCCCATCGCTTCGCGCGGCCCGACGTCCCGTGGCTCCGGCGTTGCGCGCGATGTAG